DNA from Mycobacteriales bacterium:
TCGCACAATCTGGCCGCGGATGCGAGTACGGCGCACGATGATGCCCACCCCACCGCACCGGCCGGCCGAACATCGGACGCACTACTCGCACAATCCGGCCCCGGATGCGAGTACAGCGTCCGATGATGCCCACCAAACCCCGCCAGCCCACCGACACCGTGCGACATGGTGCGCGCTACTCGCACAATCGCGTCCCGGATGCGAGTACGACGCACGATGATGCCCCACCTAGACCCGCCGCTGCACGTGCAGGAGATATTCCTTGCGGTTGAGGGGATTCTGATCCGTCCGCGGTCTCGACGGGAAAGTGCCGCGCACCGGTTCGTAGCGATCGAACTCGCATTCCAGCACACCTTCGCCCCGGGTGAGGGACGGCAGCCGCTGCTCGAGGCCGTGCACCTTCGCCGCCGGGATCTCCCCATCCAGCAGGTACGCCGTCCCCCGCATCACCGCCTCCTGAGGGACGGCCCGCATGCCCGCCAGAACCGGCACGATCGCCCCGAACGTGTCCGCGGGGATCTCCAGCCCGAACCGGTGCATCGGTTCGTACACCCGGGTTCCGGCCGCCTTCAGCGCGCTCATCACGACAAGCGGCGTCAGATTGCGGAAGTCCTCGCCGGTGCTAGACATGCTCTTGGAGAAGCCCTGATGAGCGTGGCTCTGCCGCGGTGCGTAGCCGGAGTGGGTCATCGTCACCGTGCAGTCGATGACCTCCCATCCGTGCAGCCCTTGGCTCAGCGTCTTTCGGACCGTGGCATCGACCGCCTTGAGGAATGCGAGCGGAAGCGCGCCGAGCTCGATCTCCAAGCGGAACTCCACCCCGGTCCCGATCGGGGCGGGGTCGATGCGCAGACCGACCGCGGCAAGGAACGGATTGGCGTCATCCTTCATGAACTCGACAGCGTGACCGCTCCCGACCGGCCGTTCGATGCAGATCGTCGTCGACTCGCGGAAGCCGACGTCGATGGCGAATTCGTTCGCCAGCGTGGCCTGGATGACCTCCTTCTGCACCTCGCCGTAGAGCGACACGAACGTCTCCTGCCGAAGATCGTCCTGGCGGAGGCCGATCAGGGGGTCCTGCTCGGCGAGCTGGGCGAGCGCGACGTGCAGTGCCCCCTTGTCTGCGGACCGCCCGGGTACGACGACCGTCTCGAGCGTCGGTGGAGCGAAATGGTGTTCGACCGCAGTCGGGGGTACGACGCCGATCACATCGCCGATCTGGATATCGCCGAGACCCCAGAGCCTTCCGATCTCGCCAGCGGCGACGGCGTCACGCTGAACGGTCGTGCCACGGTCGAAAACCCTGACCGCGGTGACCTTTCCGTCGCGGTCGCCGCCGAACGTGACCCGGTCCCGCGTTCGGATCGTCCCGGCGACCATCCGGACGTAGGCGATTTTCTCGCCGGCGGGACCGCGTTCCACCTTGAACACGCTTCCCGACACCGGGCAGCCGGCGTCACCCTCAGCCGCGGGCAGCAGATCGGTGATACCAGTGATCAGGGAGTCGACACCAGCGCCCGTGATGGCCGAGCCGAAGAACACCGGATGCACCTGTGCCTGCTTGGTCTGCGCCGCGAGTTCGCGCCGGAGTCGGCGGTAGGACACCGCCGACTCGTCGTCGACGTACGCCGCGAGAAGGGTGTCGTTGCGATCGGCCAGCAGATCGGCGAGGTCCGCCGCGAAGGGGGTGTCCGATCCATTGAACGGCGCGAATCCAGGGTCGCGGGTGCCGAGGCCGCGGGCCGATCCCATCGGGATGATCGCCGGGGTGAGCCTGTCCGCGATCTCCCGCAGGACCCGCTCGTCCTGCGCGCCGGCCCGGTCGATCTTGTTCACGAAGATGAGCGTGGGGATCCGCAGGCGCTGCAAGGCGCGCATCAACAGCCGGGTCTGCGCCTGCACACCCTCGACGGCCGAGACGACGAGAACCGCGCCGTCGAGCACGCTCAACACCCGTTCCACCTCGGCGATGAAGTCCGGGTGGCCGGGGGTGTCGATCAGGTTGACGGTGACGTCACCGATGACGAACGACACGACGGCGGACTTGATCGTGATCCCGCGCTGCCGTTCGAGAGCCAGGGTGTCGGTCTGGGTGCTTCCGTCGTCGACGCTGCCGATCTCGTCGATGACGCCGGCCGCGTGGAGCAGCCGCTCGGTGAGAGTGGTCTTACCGGCGTCTACATGCGCCAGAATCCCGAGGTTCAACATGGTCACTGCGCGTCGTGTCCCCTACGTAGGTGAATATCCCCTTCTCGTTGGACATCGACGCTGCTCGCATGGTCCTGCTCCCTGGTCGGCTCGGCTCTTGCTCCGGAGTGCACCAGAGCTGACTCCGCAGAGCAACCAATTTGCCGGCCGGCTCGCCTGGCGGCGACGCCGCGCGGCCGCCACTATCGTGGAGCGACCGTTCGGGAGGAGAGGCTGTGGGTGTGGAGCGCGAGCGCTTCGTCGTCCTGGTCAACGGCGTGCCGGGCGCCGGGAAGACGACCCTGTCCCACCCACTGGCCCAGAAGCTCGGCCTGCCGCTGTACGGCAAGGATCTGATCAAGGAGACGTGGGCCGACATCCTCGGTGCCGCGCCGCTGGACGGGCGGACGCAACGGGACTGGAACTCGCTCTTCGGCGCCGCGGCCAGCCAGACCGCGTGGAACCTGCTCGCCCAATCCCCCTGCGGCGGCATCATCGAAAGCCCCCTGCCGGCGAAGTTCCGGCACCACGTCGAGGCCGGCCTCGCCAACGCCGGCGTCACCCGGCCCCTGGAGATCTGGTGCGACGTGCCGCTCGCCCTCGCCCAGGAACGGCTCCGGGAGCGGTGGCCGACCATGCACCCGATCCACGAGAAGGTCGTGATGGCCGACGCATGGAGCCGGGAGTACGGCGGCAGCCCGCTCGGGCTCGGCCCCGTTCTCACCGTCGACACCAGTGGGCCGGTGGACATCGACGGTGTCGCCGCCTGGTGCCGCGCTCAACGCGCTCCACGTCGTGACATGGCCGGCTCGTGAGGGCGCCTGCCGGAAGGACCGGAACCGACCCGGCCGGGCCGCGGCCTATCGTGCGGCGGTGGCTGAACCCATGGCGTTATCCGCTCGACTGCGCGGTGGCCTGGAGTCTCGAGCCGGGGACGCCGATCTGGGGGCTGGGCCAGGCCGCGGCCGTGCTGGCCGTCTTCGTCGTGATCCTGGCGGTCGGTCTTCCCGTGGTGGCGGCGCTGCACCCGCCCGGCATCGTCTTCTCCGTAGTCACCTACGCCGCGCTCGCCGGCGGCCTGGTAATCATCGGCGGGCCGATCGCCCGACGGGCCGGCGGGTGGGCGGCCGCGTTCGGCTGGGGCCGGCCTCGACTCGCCGACACGGGCCAGATCCTGCTCTTCGCACTCATCGGGCTGGGCGCCCGGCTCGTCGCCGGCGGGGTGACGCTGGCGATTTTCCCGCAGCTACGGCACGAGAAGCTGTCCAATCTGCACCTGTCCGGCCTGTCCACCACAATGGTGGTCCTCGCGATCGTGATCGCCGTCCTCGTCGGCCCACCGATCGAGGAGCTCATGTTCCGTGGACTCATTCTGCGCGCCGGCATGCGCCGGGTCGGGTTCCTTCCAGCCGCCCTGGTCGGCTCGTTGATCTTCGGCGCGTGCCACGGTTGGGAAGAACACACCGCCGCCGGGGCGGTGTTCCTCGCCGTCAACACCGCCGCGTTCGGGCTGGTGCAGTGCTTCCTGGTCCGGCGTACCGCCCGGCTCGGGCCGGCCATCGCGGTCCACGGCCTGAGTAATCTCATCGCCGCTGTCGGCGCCCTCGCCACAGGCAGCATCCTCCTCGCGACCTGACCTGCTGAGGCCGAGCGACTAGCTTTCGAAACTCACAACCCGTCCGGTGCGTGCAGGACGTCGAGCACGCGGTCGATCTGCTCCACCGTGTTGAACAGGTGCACCGACAGGCGCAGGTTTCCTTCGCGGTACGCCGCGTCGATGCCTGCCTCGGCGAGCTGCCGGTACCGGTCCTCGCTGCTGCCGATGGTGTCGGTGAGCACGACGAGCGTCGACCGGGCCGTGCCGTCGGCAGGGCTGACCAGGCGGTAGCGGTCGTGCTCGAGGCCGCGGACTAGGTGGTCGATGAGCTGCTGATCCCACCGGGCGATGGCTTCGACCCCGGTGTCGAGGAACAGTTCGACGGAAGCGGTCCACGGCAGGACGTCGAGGAAATTCGCGGGACAAAAGGTGTCGAAGGCGCGGACACCGAGGTTGTCGCGGAGGGTGGTGTCGCGCATCTGGTGCAACCCGCGCCCGGCCTGCATCGCCAGCCAGTACGCCTGTTGGGGCACCAGCCGTGCGAGCAGATCGGAATGCAGCCATGCGAAGCCGGTGCCGTAGGGACCGCAGAGCCATTTGTATCCGCAGGACACGACCGCGTCGACCGGGGTGCGCGTGACGTCGATGGGCCGCGCGCCAAGTGCCTGGGACGCGTTGGCGACCAGCAGGACACCGGTACGTCGGCACACCGCGCCCAGCGCGTCGAGGTCGAGGGCGCAGCCGGTGAACGAGTCGACCCAGGTCACCGCCAGGGCGCGCGTTCGAGGAGTGATCGCCTCGGAGATCTCGTCGGCGGTCAGCGACCCGGACGCCGGCCGCAGTTCGACCGTGCGGACTCCCCTGTCGGCGAGGCGTTTCCAGGGCAGCACGGTGGCGGGGTAGTCGTCGGCGATGACGAGGACTTCGTCACCGTCGTTCCACCGCAGTCCGTTGGCAATCAGATGCAGCCCGTACGACGTGCTGTTGCCCAGCACGATGTGGTCCGGCCGGCCACCGACGAGTCGGGCCAGCAGCGAGCGGAGCCGCTCGGGTATGTCGGTGAAGTCATCATCTGCGATGCGGTGCGGTGCGACTTTCAGCTCGGCCGCGTCGTGTGCGGCGGTGACCGCACGGTGCGGCAACGGGCCCTGGTGCGCGGTGTTGAACCAGCTTCGGCCGTCGAAGGGGCCGAAGTCGGCCGCCGCCGCGGCGACGCCCGACGGCGTCGGAACAGGATCGATCATGGTGGCAGTGTCCATGCCGGGCCTCGGTGCGAGGATGGTCGGGTGTCGGCCCGTCGTACCACGCCCAGCCTCAGCGCCGACTGCTCGCGCTGCGTCGGGCTCTGCTGCGTCGCACCGGTCTTCTCCGCGTCGGCGGACTTCGCGATCGACAAGCCTGCGGGTCACCCCTGCCCCAACCTGCAGGATGGCTTCCGCTGCGGAATCCACGATCGCCTGAGGTCCACTGGCTTTCGGGGCTGCACCACCTACGACTGCTTCGGCGCCGGACAGCAGGTCTCCCAGGTGACGTTCGGCGGCCGGGACTGGCGTACGGAGCCACCGCTCGCCAAGTCCATGTTCGACACGTTCGCGGTCATGCGGCAGTTGCACGAGCTGCTCTGGTACCTCACCGAGGCTGCTGGCCTACCCGCGGCGGCGCCGCTGCACGCCGACCTTTGCGACGCCATCACTGACACCGAACGCCTGACGCACGAGCCGTCCGGGGTGCTGGTCGGACTCGACGTGGCGGCTCATCGGGACCGGGTCAACGCCCTCCTGCTCCGAGCGAGCGAACTCGCGCGCGCCGCTTCACGTGGCCCGATGGCCGACCATCGGAATGCCGACCTGATGGGAGCCGACCTGCGCGGCGCAGATCTTCACGGCGCCACCCTGCGGGGGGCCCGTCTCATCGCCGCCGACCTCCGCCGCGCCGACCTGAGCGGCGCGGACCTCATCGGGGCCGACCTGCGGGACGCGGACATCCGGGGCGCCGACCTCACCGGATGCATCTTCCTCATCCAGTCCCAGATCGACTCGGCCAAGGGCGATGCGCAGACGCAGCTGCCGCCATCGCTCATCCGACCGTCGCGCTGGCCCGGTGCGAGCTAG
Protein-coding regions in this window:
- a CDS encoding type II CAAX endopeptidase family protein, which codes for MAWSLEPGTPIWGLGQAAAVLAVFVVILAVGLPVVAALHPPGIVFSVVTYAALAGGLVIIGGPIARRAGGWAAAFGWGRPRLADTGQILLFALIGLGARLVAGGVTLAIFPQLRHEKLSNLHLSGLSTTMVVLAIVIAVLVGPPIEELMFRGLILRAGMRRVGFLPAALVGSLIFGACHGWEEHTAAGAVFLAVNTAAFGLVQCFLVRRTARLGPAIAVHGLSNLIAAVGALATGSILLAT
- a CDS encoding pentapeptide repeat-containing protein, translated to MSARRTTPSLSADCSRCVGLCCVAPVFSASADFAIDKPAGHPCPNLQDGFRCGIHDRLRSTGFRGCTTYDCFGAGQQVSQVTFGGRDWRTEPPLAKSMFDTFAVMRQLHELLWYLTEAAGLPAAAPLHADLCDAITDTERLTHEPSGVLVGLDVAAHRDRVNALLLRASELARAASRGPMADHRNADLMGADLRGADLHGATLRGARLIAADLRRADLSGADLIGADLRDADIRGADLTGCIFLIQSQIDSAKGDAQTQLPPSLIRPSRWPGAS
- a CDS encoding translation factor GTPase family protein, yielding MLNLGILAHVDAGKTTLTERLLHAAGVIDEIGSVDDGSTQTDTLALERQRGITIKSAVVSFVIGDVTVNLIDTPGHPDFIAEVERVLSVLDGAVLVVSAVEGVQAQTRLLMRALQRLRIPTLIFVNKIDRAGAQDERVLREIADRLTPAIIPMGSARGLGTRDPGFAPFNGSDTPFAADLADLLADRNDTLLAAYVDDESAVSYRRLRRELAAQTKQAQVHPVFFGSAITGAGVDSLITGITDLLPAAEGDAGCPVSGSVFKVERGPAGEKIAYVRMVAGTIRTRDRVTFGGDRDGKVTAVRVFDRGTTVQRDAVAAGEIGRLWGLGDIQIGDVIGVVPPTAVEHHFAPPTLETVVVPGRSADKGALHVALAQLAEQDPLIGLRQDDLRQETFVSLYGEVQKEVIQATLANEFAIDVGFRESTTICIERPVGSGHAVEFMKDDANPFLAAVGLRIDPAPIGTGVEFRLEIELGALPLAFLKAVDATVRKTLSQGLHGWEVIDCTVTMTHSGYAPRQSHAHQGFSKSMSSTGEDFRNLTPLVVMSALKAAGTRVYEPMHRFGLEIPADTFGAIVPVLAGMRAVPQEAVMRGTAYLLDGEIPAAKVHGLEQRLPSLTRGEGVLECEFDRYEPVRGTFPSRPRTDQNPLNRKEYLLHVQRRV
- a CDS encoding aminotransferase class V-fold PLP-dependent enzyme; this translates as MIDPVPTPSGVAAAAADFGPFDGRSWFNTAHQGPLPHRAVTAAHDAAELKVAPHRIADDDFTDIPERLRSLLARLVGGRPDHIVLGNSTSYGLHLIANGLRWNDGDEVLVIADDYPATVLPWKRLADRGVRTVELRPASGSLTADEISEAITPRTRALAVTWVDSFTGCALDLDALGAVCRRTGVLLVANASQALGARPIDVTRTPVDAVVSCGYKWLCGPYGTGFAWLHSDLLARLVPQQAYWLAMQAGRGLHQMRDTTLRDNLGVRAFDTFCPANFLDVLPWTASVELFLDTGVEAIARWDQQLIDHLVRGLEHDRYRLVSPADGTARSTLVVLTDTIGSSEDRYRQLAEAGIDAAYREGNLRLSVHLFNTVEQIDRVLDVLHAPDGL